The Mycolicibacterium fluoranthenivorans genome segment GTGACACCATCGCGCAGATCGCGGGGGAGAAGGCCGGGATCATCACCAAACAGGACGATGACCTGGTGCCCACCGATACCGTCGCGGTGATCGGTCGCCAGTCGCCGGAGGCCATGGAGGTGCTGCTGGCGCAGGCGGTGACAGCCGATGCCGCGGTGGCGCGCGAGGATTCGGAGTTCGCGGTGCGCAGCCGCCAAGTGGCCGTCGGCGGTCAGGTGTTGTCGCTGCAGGGGCTCGGCGGGGTGTACGAGGACATCTTCCTGCCGCTGCACGGTGCCCATCAGGCGCACAACGCGGTGCTCGCCCTGGCCGCGGTCGAGGCCTTCTTCGGCGCCGGCGCAGACCGTCAGCTCGATATCGACGCGGTGCGGGCCGGTTTCGCTGCCGCGGCCAGTCCCGGGCGGCTGGAGCGGGTGCGCAGCGCGCCGACGGTGTTCGTGGATGCCGCGCACAACCCGGCCGGTGCCACCGCGCTGGCCGAAGCGCTGGCCGAGGAGTTCGATTTCCGCTTCCTGGTCGGGGTCGTGTCGGTGATGGCCGACAAGGACGTCGACGGCATCCTCGCGGCGCTGGAGCCTGCGTTCGATCAGATCGTCGTCACCCACAACGGGTCGCCGCGTGCCCTGGACGTCGAAGAACTGGCGACGCTGGCCGAGCAGCGGTTCGGTGCGGAGCGGGTGCTCACCGCGGCCACGCTGCCCGACGCGATAGAGACCGCCATCGCGCAGGTGGAGGAGTCCGCCGGTGCGGAAGGGGTGTCGGGCAGTGGCATCGTCATCACCGGCTCGGTGGTGACGGCGGGCGCCGCCCGCACCTTGTTCGGACGGGACCCGGCATGACGACGCCGGCGACACCGACCGATCCGTGGAAGAGCTTCCGCGGTGTGATGGCCGGAACCCTGATTCTGGAGGCCATCGTCGTGCTGCTGGCCCTGCCGGTGGTGTCCTTCGGCAAGGGCGGTCTGACCTGGGTGTCCGGCGGCTTCCTGATCGGGATGACCGTGCTGCTGGTGCTGCTGTCCGGAGTGCAGGGCCGCCCGGGCGCCATCTGGATCAACTTCGGGGTGCAGTTGGTGCTCGTCGCAGGTGCCTTCATCCATTGGGGCATCGGCTTCATCGGGGTGGTCTTCGCATTGGTCTGGGCGTTGTTGATCGTCCTGCGGGGTGAGGTCAAGCGCCGGCAGGAGCGTGGACTGCTGCCCGGCCAGCAGGATGCGCCGGATTGAGTCTGCGTCCGGTTCTTCGGCAACTGCCGCATCAGCTTTCGGGGCTGCTACGGGATCTGCCGCTGTTCGTGCTCGCGCCCGCGATCCGTGGTCGCCATCTGCGGTGGGGAGCCACCGACGCAGAAGTGGCCGCGCGCCTGCCGGGGGATGACCATGTGCCCGGCGCCCAGTTCGTGGCCACCCGCGCCATCGACATCGCCGCCCCGCCCGCCGACGTCTGGCCGTGGCTGGTGCAAGTGGGCGCCGGCCGGGCCGGGTGGTACAGCCACGATCTGCTGGACAACCTCGGCAAGCCCAGCGCCACCGAGATCATCGCGCCACTGCAGGACCTCGCGCCGGGGGACTGGGTGCCGATGTCGCCGTTCGGCACTCCGTCGGAGAAGACGGCCTTCCGGGTCGAGTCGATGCGCGCACCGGAACTGATGGTGTGGACGAAACCGGACAGCGCGTGGGTCTGGCGGCTGACGGCGACCCCGGCGGGCACCCGGCTGGTCACCCGTGTGCACGTCCGCTACGACTGGCGGCGCCCCTGGCTCGCCGTCTTCGGTGTGCTGCTGATGGAGTTCGGTGATTTCGCCATGCAGCGGCGGATGCTGCGCGGTATCACGCAGCGGGCCGAATCGCTGGCCGGACGGGGTTCGTCGGGACCGATCTGAGCCTGGTGTCGCAGGCTCCGGTTACCGACCGGTACGCTGTCCGC includes the following:
- a CDS encoding DUF4233 domain-containing protein, translated to MTTPATPTDPWKSFRGVMAGTLILEAIVVLLALPVVSFGKGGLTWVSGGFLIGMTVLLVLLSGVQGRPGAIWINFGVQLVLVAGAFIHWGIGFIGVVFALVWALLIVLRGEVKRRQERGLLPGQQDAPD
- the folC gene encoding bifunctional tetrahydrofolate synthase/dihydrofolate synthase; this translates as MTDPEPTPDEIAALLQVEHLLDQRWPETKIEPSTARIEALLELLGSPQRSYPSIHIAGTNGKTSVARIIDALLIALHRRTGRTTSPHLQSAVERISIDGKPLTPAQYVAVYREIEPFIELVDAQSEAAGGPKMSKFEVLTAMAFAAFADAPVDIAVVETGLGGRWDATNVVNAPVTVITPIGLDHTDYLGDTIAQIAGEKAGIITKQDDDLVPTDTVAVIGRQSPEAMEVLLAQAVTADAAVAREDSEFAVRSRQVAVGGQVLSLQGLGGVYEDIFLPLHGAHQAHNAVLALAAVEAFFGAGADRQLDIDAVRAGFAAAASPGRLERVRSAPTVFVDAAHNPAGATALAEALAEEFDFRFLVGVVSVMADKDVDGILAALEPAFDQIVVTHNGSPRALDVEELATLAEQRFGAERVLTAATLPDAIETAIAQVEESAGAEGVSGSGIVITGSVVTAGAARTLFGRDPA